The following coding sequences are from one Loxodonta africana isolate mLoxAfr1 chromosome 18, mLoxAfr1.hap2, whole genome shotgun sequence window:
- the SEPTIN4 gene encoding septin-4 isoform X1 — protein MIKRFLEETDDTELTKFVKDFPGSESCRPPEAKTWVPRPQIPEPRPQAPDLCDDDLDFRAPSWSQPSDSHQHFCAPAPLSPSARPRSPWGKLDPYDSSEDDKEYVGFATLPNQVHRKSVKKGFDFTLMVAGESGLGKSTLVNSLFLTDLYQDRKLLSAEERIMQTVEITKHAVDIEEKGVRLRLTIVDTPGFGDAVNNTECWKPVAEYIDQQFEQYFRDESGLNRKNIQDNRVHCCLYFISPFGHGLRPLDVEFMKALHQRVNIVPILAKADTLTPPEVEYKKRKIREEIEHFGIKIYQFPDCDSDEDEDFKLQDQALKESIPFAVIGSNTVVEARGRRVRGRLYPWGIVEVENPGHCDFVKLRTMLVRTHMQDLKDVTRETHYENYRAQCIQSMTRMVVKERNRNKLTRESGTDFPIPAGPLGTDPETEKLIREKDEELRRMQEMLHKIQRQMKETY, from the exons ATCAAGCGCTTCCTGGAGGAAACAGATGATACAGAACTGACCAAGTTCGTGAAGGATTTCCCAGGGAGCGAGAGCTGCCGCCCACCAGAGGCCAAAACCTGGGTGCCCAGGCCTCAAATCCCGGAGCCAAGGCCCCAGGCTCCAGACCTCTGCGATGATGACCTGGACTTCAGAGCCCCCTCATGGTCCCAGCCCTCTGACAGCCACCAGCACTTCTGTGCCCCAGcccccctcagcccctcagccagGCCCCGCAGCCCGTGGGGCAAGCTCGATCCCTATGACTCCTCTGAG GATGACAAGGAGTATGTGGGCTTTGCGACCCTCCCCAACCAGGTCCACCGAAAGTCTGTGAAGAAAGGCTTTGACTTTACCCTCATGGTGGCAG GAGAGTCTGGCCTGGGTAAATCCACCCTTGTCAATAGCCTCTTCCTCACTGATCTGTACCAGGACCGGAAGCTCCTGAGTGCTGAAG AGCGGATCATGCAAACTGTGGAGATCACCAAGCATGCAGTGGACATAGAAGAAAAGGGCGTGAGGCTGCGGCTAACCATTGTGGACACACCAGGTTTTGGGGATGCAGTCAACAACACAGAGTG CTGGAAGCCTGTGGCAGAATACATCGACCAGCAGTTTGAGCAGTATTTCCGAGATGAGAGCGGCCTGAACCGCAAGAACATCCAAGACAACAGGGTGCACTGCTGCCTGTACTTCATCTCGCCCTTCGGCCACGG GCTCCGGCCACTGGACGTTGAATTCATGAAGGCCTTGCATCAGCGGGTCAACATCGTGCCTATCTTGGCTAAGGCAGACACACTGACACCTCCTGAAGTGGAATACAAGAAACGCAAA ATCCGGGAGGAGATTGAGCACTTTGGAATCAAGATCTACCAGTTCCCAGACTGTGACTCGGATGAGGATGAGGACTTCAAATTGCAGGACCAAGCCCTAAAG GAAAGCATCCCATTTGCTGTAATTGGCAGTAATACTGTGGTAGAGGCCAGAGGGCGGCGAGTTCGGGGCCGGCTCTACCCCTGGGGCATCGTGGAAG TGGAAAACCCAGGGCACTGCGACTTTGTGAAGCTGAGGACAATGCTGGTGCGTACCCACATGCAGGACCTGAAGGATGTGACACGGGAGACACACTATGAGAACTACCGGGCACAGTGCATCCAGAGCATGACCCGCATGGTGGTGAAGGAACGGAATCGCAA CAAACTGACTCGAGAGAGTGGTACTGACTTCCCCATCCCTGCTGGCCCACTAGGGACAGATCCAGAAACTGAGAAGCTGATACGAGAGAAAGATGAGGAG CTGCGGCGGATGCAGGAGATGCTACACAAAATCCAAAGACAGATGAAGGAGACCTATTAG
- the SEPTIN4 gene encoding septin-4 isoform X3: protein MDRSLGWQGNSVPEDRTEAGIKRFLEETDDTELTKFVKDFPGSESCRPPEAKTWVPRPQIPEPRPQAPDLCDDDLDFRAPSWSQPSDSHQHFCAPAPLSPSARPRSPWGKLDPYDSSEDDKEYVGFATLPNQVHRKSVKKGFDFTLMVAGESGLGKSTLVNSLFLTDLYQDRKLLSAEERIMQTVEITKHAVDIEEKGVRLRLTIVDTPGFGDAVNNTECWKPVAEYIDQQFEQYFRDESGLNRKNIQDNRVHCCLYFISPFGHGLRPLDVEFMKALHQRVNIVPILAKADTLTPPEVEYKKRKIREEIEHFGIKIYQFPDCDSDEDEDFKLQDQALKESIPFAVIGSNTVVEARGRRVRGRLYPWGIVEVENPGHCDFVKLRTMLVRTHMQDLKDVTRETHYENYRAQCIQSMTRMVVKERNRNKLTRESGTDFPIPAGPLGTDPETEKLIREKDEELRRMQEMLHKIQRQMKETY, encoded by the exons ATCAAGCGCTTCCTGGAGGAAACAGATGATACAGAACTGACCAAGTTCGTGAAGGATTTCCCAGGGAGCGAGAGCTGCCGCCCACCAGAGGCCAAAACCTGGGTGCCCAGGCCTCAAATCCCGGAGCCAAGGCCCCAGGCTCCAGACCTCTGCGATGATGACCTGGACTTCAGAGCCCCCTCATGGTCCCAGCCCTCTGACAGCCACCAGCACTTCTGTGCCCCAGcccccctcagcccctcagccagGCCCCGCAGCCCGTGGGGCAAGCTCGATCCCTATGACTCCTCTGAG GATGACAAGGAGTATGTGGGCTTTGCGACCCTCCCCAACCAGGTCCACCGAAAGTCTGTGAAGAAAGGCTTTGACTTTACCCTCATGGTGGCAG GAGAGTCTGGCCTGGGTAAATCCACCCTTGTCAATAGCCTCTTCCTCACTGATCTGTACCAGGACCGGAAGCTCCTGAGTGCTGAAG AGCGGATCATGCAAACTGTGGAGATCACCAAGCATGCAGTGGACATAGAAGAAAAGGGCGTGAGGCTGCGGCTAACCATTGTGGACACACCAGGTTTTGGGGATGCAGTCAACAACACAGAGTG CTGGAAGCCTGTGGCAGAATACATCGACCAGCAGTTTGAGCAGTATTTCCGAGATGAGAGCGGCCTGAACCGCAAGAACATCCAAGACAACAGGGTGCACTGCTGCCTGTACTTCATCTCGCCCTTCGGCCACGG GCTCCGGCCACTGGACGTTGAATTCATGAAGGCCTTGCATCAGCGGGTCAACATCGTGCCTATCTTGGCTAAGGCAGACACACTGACACCTCCTGAAGTGGAATACAAGAAACGCAAA ATCCGGGAGGAGATTGAGCACTTTGGAATCAAGATCTACCAGTTCCCAGACTGTGACTCGGATGAGGATGAGGACTTCAAATTGCAGGACCAAGCCCTAAAG GAAAGCATCCCATTTGCTGTAATTGGCAGTAATACTGTGGTAGAGGCCAGAGGGCGGCGAGTTCGGGGCCGGCTCTACCCCTGGGGCATCGTGGAAG TGGAAAACCCAGGGCACTGCGACTTTGTGAAGCTGAGGACAATGCTGGTGCGTACCCACATGCAGGACCTGAAGGATGTGACACGGGAGACACACTATGAGAACTACCGGGCACAGTGCATCCAGAGCATGACCCGCATGGTGGTGAAGGAACGGAATCGCAA CAAACTGACTCGAGAGAGTGGTACTGACTTCCCCATCCCTGCTGGCCCACTAGGGACAGATCCAGAAACTGAGAAGCTGATACGAGAGAAAGATGAGGAG CTGCGGCGGATGCAGGAGATGCTACACAAAATCCAAAGACAGATGAAGGAGACCTATTAG